Proteins from a single region of Paraglaciecola sp. T6c:
- a CDS encoding outer membrane beta-barrel protein, with product MSKTKLASAIGMACVCSSSFAQEEVGIDLGAFELVPTLTTTVGFNDNVTRSNEEGIDSWFSTVTPRFTLVNDFGLNSLRLGYQLSRGDYFSSSADDYTDHLLFASLDYELNSRNRIKAGVNFEDGHDDRGEAFSLGNGNELNSPDEFRESEADFTYSYGALSAKARLDLNVNYRDLDYKLGTTEYLIRDRTKSTVAGTFYYNIGAATDLLFETSITDVEYDFATSDANSLDSIETSYLIGAQWQSTASTSGFAKIGYQDKDFDASGRENFSGTTWEAGVIWEPLERATFILDTDNSARETNGDGNFIRSKDVSLQWRHEWLQRLRTQAGVSVGTDDYEGSGRTDDVTDWNFAVIYEFQRWLTFNLGYTYSERDSNRDIIDYDQNIFRLTARATL from the coding sequence ATGAGTAAGACTAAATTAGCAAGCGCCATAGGAATGGCATGTGTGTGTTCGTCGTCATTTGCCCAAGAGGAGGTCGGGATTGACCTTGGTGCATTCGAATTAGTACCAACACTGACAACAACGGTTGGTTTTAACGACAACGTCACTCGCTCTAATGAGGAAGGAATAGACAGTTGGTTTAGCACCGTCACCCCAAGGTTCACGCTAGTAAACGACTTCGGCCTAAATAGTTTGCGTTTAGGTTATCAGCTTTCTCGAGGTGATTACTTCTCCAGTTCCGCGGATGATTACACTGACCATTTATTATTTGCATCATTGGATTATGAGTTAAATAGCCGTAATAGGATCAAAGCCGGAGTCAATTTCGAAGATGGCCACGATGACCGGGGTGAAGCCTTCTCGTTAGGAAATGGCAACGAATTAAATTCACCAGATGAGTTCAGAGAAAGTGAGGCGGATTTCACCTATTCTTATGGTGCTCTGAGTGCTAAGGCAAGATTGGATTTGAATGTTAACTACCGAGATCTTGATTACAAACTGGGTACAACAGAGTATTTAATCCGCGACCGAACCAAAAGTACGGTAGCGGGGACATTCTATTATAACATTGGTGCCGCTACGGATTTACTGTTTGAAACGTCAATAACCGACGTTGAATACGATTTTGCAACGTCAGACGCAAATTCTTTAGACAGTATTGAAACGAGTTATTTAATTGGTGCACAGTGGCAATCTACGGCATCCACTTCAGGCTTCGCTAAGATCGGTTACCAAGATAAAGATTTTGATGCTTCAGGCCGTGAGAACTTCTCTGGTACAACCTGGGAAGCTGGCGTTATATGGGAGCCCTTAGAGCGCGCTACCTTTATTTTGGATACTGACAATTCGGCACGTGAAACCAATGGCGACGGTAACTTTATTCGCAGTAAAGATGTGTCTCTTCAATGGCGACATGAGTGGCTACAAAGACTTCGAACGCAAGCTGGTGTGTCTGTTGGCACCGATGATTACGAAGGCAGTGGCCGAACTGATGACGTTACAGACTGGAATTTTGCTGTCATATACGAATTTCAACGTTGGTTGACCTTCAATTTGGGATATACCTATAGTGAGCGAGACAGTAATCGAGATATAATCGATTACGATCAAAATATTTTTCGCTTAACGGCAAGAGCAACCTTGTAG
- a CDS encoding polysaccharide biosynthesis/export family protein, with protein MKAKSVFWLWLMLFSTAAWSLDASLSQYKLGSGDVIKITVFGQQDLSLTTKLPNHGVINYPFLGDLRVIGLTGTELEAKLYSGLKGDYLVEPSVSVTVIEYRPFFIDGEVKRPGGYPYQPGLSVNKAAALAGGYTERASKTKIFIRRDNESGESEQLNADSNDVVLPGDIVTVQQSFF; from the coding sequence ATGAAAGCAAAATCCGTTTTTTGGCTATGGCTTATGCTTTTTAGCACTGCTGCCTGGTCTTTAGATGCCAGTTTAAGTCAATATAAGCTCGGCTCTGGTGATGTGATTAAAATCACCGTTTTCGGTCAACAGGATTTATCGTTGACCACTAAGTTGCCTAATCACGGAGTGATTAACTACCCATTTTTAGGTGATTTAAGAGTGATTGGATTGACGGGGACTGAGCTAGAGGCAAAGTTATATTCGGGACTGAAGGGTGATTATTTGGTTGAGCCTTCTGTGTCGGTAACCGTTATTGAATATCGCCCTTTCTTTATCGACGGTGAAGTTAAGCGACCAGGTGGTTATCCGTATCAACCCGGACTGTCAGTCAATAAAGCCGCTGCGTTAGCAGGTGGTTACACTGAAAGGGCGTCTAAAACCAAAATATTCATCCGCCGAGACAATGAATCAGGAGAATCGGAGCAATTAAATGCAGATTCGAATGATGTGGTTTTACCCGGTGATATAGTTACCGTTCAGCAAAGCTTCTTTTAA
- a CDS encoding VpsP family polysaccharide biosynthesis protein: MAIAFFDNISQIRVFIKQYMAVVSFAVIALVCLFFAMRFISASFDFYKVQNIVTSWQEQGNTLTIEEYQSAKTAIESAVDSQPSHPLYQDLLAQIDEWGAIAGYVPTEPALDAAKQHYLRATQLRPLWSVTWASLAMVKWRLQEFDDEMLLYLQRASELGPQKPEVHLLYVRLGMALYASNHPMLLTIREEFYHRIALGLRASQSRKKVLGLIKQYKAGKRVCRWLRNEPLSVQRMVPNCPPRKAKR, from the coding sequence ATGGCAATAGCGTTTTTTGATAACATCTCACAAATACGCGTCTTTATTAAGCAATATATGGCAGTAGTGAGTTTCGCAGTTATTGCACTGGTTTGCTTGTTTTTCGCAATGCGCTTCATCAGCGCCAGTTTCGACTTTTACAAAGTGCAAAACATAGTGACGTCTTGGCAAGAACAAGGCAATACGCTGACTATCGAAGAGTATCAGTCCGCCAAAACGGCCATAGAGTCTGCGGTTGATAGCCAACCAAGCCATCCGCTATACCAAGATTTGTTAGCGCAAATAGATGAGTGGGGGGCGATTGCTGGTTATGTGCCGACCGAACCCGCTCTTGATGCCGCGAAACAGCACTACCTACGCGCTACTCAGTTGCGCCCATTGTGGTCAGTGACTTGGGCGTCTCTAGCAATGGTCAAGTGGCGATTACAAGAGTTCGACGATGAAATGCTATTGTATCTACAACGAGCGAGTGAATTAGGGCCGCAAAAGCCGGAGGTGCATCTTTTATATGTACGATTAGGTATGGCGTTATACGCTAGTAATCATCCGATGTTGTTGACTATTAGAGAAGAGTTCTACCATCGAATCGCTCTTGGTTTACGAGCCTCTCAAAGCAGAAAGAAAGTACTCGGGTTGATAAAACAATACAAAGCAGGAAAGCGGGTTTGTCGATGGTTACGAAATGAGCCTTTGTCAGTGCAGCGCATGGTACCGAATTGCCCCCCTCGTAAGGCTAAGCGCTAG
- a CDS encoding GumC family protein, with amino-acid sequence MSAQLNGQLEAKLLDSETIDLGQYWQTVRRYLWRIISLAIFITVLVALIVMSITPQYTATAKLLIESKQAKVLSIEEVYGLDSSRKEYFQTQYEILKSRQIAEKVVEKLKLYENPTFAPGYEASQANFVSKQLSALKSGIISALPFLPQKEKTELTEAQQLNSRKGYATWQVMKSLKITPISNTQIVEISFEHEDRKFAAIAANAVGDVYIENYLESKLDMTTKATTWLNESLQGLRAKLSTAEKRLSEFYETEKLVNIDGVVGLAAEELQKLSQQLLEAQTAYNRAETLYNQVNSGATISELGDLPEVINHPAVQNVKREQIGAQSRVSELSKVYGPKHPKMIAAQAELRSIQDSLNDQIRSLVSGVNTEFNTAKLKLAALKEEVSVNKENFRKLTNLESRHKALQREVDINQQLYSSFFTRLNETSELGGFESANARMLDLAVPPGAPSKPKKGLIIAAAFIVSLGFGVFLALAMDALNSGIRSVEDVERKLGQRMLGLIPWEAHSKKKNLSVRHFFDGKHHSFSEAVRTLRTSLQLLNIDKPSKTILVTSSVPREGKSTVSINLAFAMGQLSKVLLIDTDLRRPTLANQFSLPGFQPGLANLIAGTHTFEECIVTDEMSGIDLICAGTVPPNPQELLASDSFKALMQDLKGRYEHIIVDSAPTQAVSDAIVVSKVCDSVVYVVKADSTSDKLISNGLSRFLQVGHRVDGVVLNQVDLRKAKKHGEYTGFYDQYGYNSYNYESKSKAGSNKQS; translated from the coding sequence ATGTCAGCGCAATTAAATGGACAATTAGAGGCGAAACTACTGGACTCAGAAACGATCGACTTGGGCCAATATTGGCAGACAGTCCGACGTTATCTTTGGCGTATTATTAGCTTAGCTATTTTTATTACGGTATTGGTGGCTCTCATTGTGATGTCAATCACGCCGCAATACACAGCAACTGCCAAGTTATTGATTGAATCTAAACAGGCCAAGGTACTTTCTATAGAGGAAGTATATGGGCTCGATTCTTCTAGGAAAGAGTACTTTCAAACTCAATATGAAATCCTCAAGTCTCGTCAGATTGCAGAGAAAGTTGTTGAAAAGCTCAAGCTTTATGAAAACCCGACTTTTGCACCTGGCTACGAAGCGAGCCAAGCTAACTTTGTAAGTAAGCAGTTATCCGCTTTAAAATCTGGAATCATCTCAGCTTTGCCTTTTTTACCACAAAAGGAAAAGACCGAACTTACTGAAGCTCAGCAGCTTAACTCCCGAAAAGGATATGCTACTTGGCAGGTGATGAAGTCCCTTAAAATCACACCGATCAGCAACACGCAGATTGTCGAAATTAGTTTCGAGCATGAAGACCGCAAATTTGCAGCTATAGCTGCAAATGCTGTTGGCGATGTTTATATTGAAAACTATCTCGAGTCAAAGCTCGATATGACGACTAAGGCGACTACTTGGTTAAACGAAAGTTTACAAGGTTTGCGCGCTAAACTAAGTACTGCCGAGAAACGACTATCTGAGTTTTACGAGACTGAAAAGTTAGTCAATATTGATGGTGTTGTTGGCCTAGCTGCCGAAGAATTACAGAAGTTGAGCCAGCAGTTGCTGGAGGCTCAGACCGCTTATAACCGCGCTGAAACACTCTACAATCAGGTTAATTCTGGGGCTACAATTTCAGAGCTAGGTGACTTGCCTGAGGTGATTAATCACCCTGCAGTACAAAACGTAAAACGCGAACAAATTGGCGCTCAAAGCCGAGTGTCTGAGTTGAGCAAAGTATACGGCCCTAAGCATCCAAAAATGATTGCAGCTCAAGCTGAGTTACGCTCGATACAAGACAGCCTTAATGATCAAATTCGGTCGCTAGTGTCAGGCGTTAATACAGAATTCAACACAGCCAAGTTAAAATTAGCTGCACTTAAAGAAGAAGTAAGCGTCAACAAAGAAAATTTTCGTAAGTTGACCAATCTTGAAAGTCGCCATAAGGCATTGCAGCGTGAAGTGGATATTAATCAGCAACTTTACAGTTCGTTTTTCACTCGCTTAAATGAAACCTCTGAGTTGGGTGGCTTTGAGTCGGCCAATGCACGTATGTTAGATTTAGCTGTTCCACCTGGTGCGCCATCTAAGCCAAAGAAAGGTTTAATAATCGCTGCAGCCTTTATTGTGAGTTTAGGCTTCGGAGTGTTTTTAGCTTTAGCCATGGACGCACTAAACAGCGGTATTCGCTCTGTAGAAGATGTTGAACGCAAACTAGGGCAACGCATGCTCGGACTTATCCCATGGGAAGCGCACAGCAAGAAGAAAAATTTATCTGTCAGGCACTTTTTTGACGGCAAGCATCATAGTTTTAGCGAGGCTGTTCGTACTCTCAGAACTAGCTTACAGTTACTGAACATAGATAAACCCTCAAAAACTATATTAGTAACCTCTAGTGTTCCCAGAGAAGGTAAAAGTACGGTATCTATTAACTTAGCGTTCGCTATGGGGCAGCTAAGCAAAGTATTGTTGATTGATACTGATCTACGACGCCCTACGCTTGCTAATCAATTCAGCTTACCTGGGTTTCAACCGGGCTTGGCCAATTTAATTGCAGGCACGCATACCTTTGAAGAGTGTATCGTCACTGACGAAATGTCAGGTATAGACTTGATATGTGCTGGTACTGTTCCTCCTAACCCTCAGGAGTTGTTGGCTTCTGATAGCTTTAAAGCCCTAATGCAAGACTTGAAAGGCAGGTATGAACACATAATTGTAGATAGTGCACCAACTCAGGCGGTTAGTGATGCAATTGTGGTATCAAAAGTATGTGACTCTGTGGTCTATGTGGTCAAGGCGGATAGTACGAGCGACAAACTTATAAGCAATGGCTTAAGCCGTTTCTTGCAAGTTGGTCACCGCGTTGACGGCGTCGTGTTAAACCAAGTCGATTTGCGTAAGGCGAAAAAGCACGGTGAATACACGGGTTTTTATGACCAATACGGTTATAACAGTTATAACTACGAATCTAAAAGCAAGGCTGGCAGTAACAAACAATCTTGA
- a CDS encoding O-antigen ligase family protein — MNTKLHSYSFYILLGLLVWLPIPLGSNRPWAWGLMEVVIFSLSLACAYLRRTRPWMGLRAYRLPIGLWLVFLGFAIIQIIPLPASVINALSPMSYEAQLHYGVEQFHLSLDIGQSYINLLKSLSYFCLLIVVLVLVDTEKRLRLILLTMLASGAIQALYGTLEILAGNEYSMIFGLPVSDVATGSFVYKNHFANFLVLTLSAGIGLMVASLQGNQSGSPRDIMRSILSTLLGSKALIRISLAIMVIALVMSRSRMGNAAFFAAMTLIGVLALVIIKNRSRGLSILIVSMFVIDVFIVSAWFGLDKVQERLESTNLSQEGRGDVVTDAMPMLLDFPLFGSGGGSFYSTFPSYKISNIHSFYDHAHNDYLQMAIEYGVPATLFLALLVLWCFAKSVRAMRKRRPSILKGTAFACCMAILGMSLHMTVDFPLQAPANACYFVVFLALSLAINQLKITRGKKRHSNKKVAV, encoded by the coding sequence TTGAATACCAAACTTCATAGCTACTCGTTTTATATCTTATTAGGTTTGCTTGTGTGGTTACCTATCCCATTAGGCTCAAACCGCCCTTGGGCTTGGGGCTTGATGGAAGTCGTTATTTTCTCATTGTCTCTGGCGTGCGCGTATTTGCGAAGAACAAGACCTTGGATGGGCTTACGTGCTTACAGACTGCCAATAGGTCTCTGGTTGGTTTTCTTGGGATTCGCCATCATTCAGATTATCCCCTTACCCGCCTCTGTTATAAATGCCCTGAGCCCGATGAGTTATGAAGCTCAACTACATTATGGTGTTGAGCAGTTTCATCTATCGTTGGATATTGGTCAAAGCTATATCAATTTGCTTAAAAGCCTTAGCTATTTCTGCTTGCTCATTGTTGTATTAGTGTTAGTGGATACTGAAAAGCGCTTACGATTGATTTTGCTTACCATGTTAGCCAGTGGCGCGATTCAAGCCTTATACGGCACACTAGAGATTCTAGCTGGCAACGAGTACAGCATGATTTTCGGCTTACCTGTCAGTGATGTGGCGACGGGTAGCTTTGTTTACAAAAATCACTTCGCTAATTTCTTAGTGCTGACTTTATCAGCTGGTATAGGCTTAATGGTAGCCAGCCTGCAAGGTAACCAAAGTGGCAGTCCTAGAGATATTATGCGCTCAATATTGTCGACGTTACTGGGCAGTAAGGCACTGATTCGCATTAGTTTGGCCATCATGGTAATTGCGCTGGTTATGTCTCGCTCACGAATGGGGAACGCAGCATTTTTTGCGGCTATGACCCTGATAGGAGTTTTGGCTCTGGTGATAATTAAAAACCGCAGCCGAGGCTTGTCCATTTTAATTGTTAGTATGTTCGTGATTGATGTTTTTATAGTCAGCGCATGGTTTGGACTCGATAAAGTGCAAGAGCGTTTAGAGAGCACCAACCTATCTCAAGAAGGCAGAGGTGATGTTGTTACGGACGCTATGCCTATGCTCTTAGACTTCCCCTTATTCGGTAGTGGTGGTGGTAGTTTTTATAGTACCTTTCCTAGCTACAAGATATCTAATATTCACTCGTTTTACGACCATGCGCATAACGATTATCTGCAAATGGCGATTGAATACGGAGTCCCCGCGACACTATTTTTAGCTTTGCTTGTTTTATGGTGTTTTGCCAAGAGCGTGCGAGCGATGCGCAAACGTCGCCCCTCTATTTTAAAGGGAACCGCATTCGCGTGCTGTATGGCTATCCTAGGAATGTCATTACACATGACGGTTGATTTCCCGCTGCAAGCACCTGCGAATGCATGTTATTTTGTCGTTTTTTTAGCTTTGTCTTTAGCCATCAATCAGCTAAAAATAACAAGGGGTAAAAAGCGACATTCAAATAAGAAGGTAGCGGTATGA
- a CDS encoding tyrosine-protein phosphatase has translation MIDLHSHILPGIDDGAPDLAASLAMAEQSVAVGVTHMVCTPHIHQSYFDNDMATISKTYQALVAHLQQAGCPLKLSFGAEIRITPDIMIWHKQGQIPFIGKWEDKDAMLLELPHSHIPPGTDNLLRWLIKHQIQPIIAHPERNRDIIASPDKVIALKRTGCLFQATAGAFTGRFSKPVKDTVELLLARDFISYVASDTHSINRRPNDMADAFIAVTALKGNEYAERLFRTTPWLLSQGNAWQ, from the coding sequence TTGATTGATCTACACAGTCATATATTACCAGGAATAGATGATGGGGCCCCTGATTTGGCGGCCTCATTAGCCATGGCAGAGCAATCGGTTGCGGTTGGGGTAACACATATGGTGTGTACCCCACATATTCATCAGAGCTATTTCGACAACGACATGGCTACTATTTCTAAAACCTACCAAGCGTTAGTCGCGCATTTACAACAAGCAGGTTGCCCTCTTAAACTTTCATTTGGTGCTGAAATCCGCATTACTCCAGATATCATGATCTGGCATAAACAGGGCCAAATCCCGTTTATAGGTAAGTGGGAAGACAAAGATGCAATGTTACTAGAGTTACCCCACAGCCACATTCCCCCTGGTACTGACAATTTACTGCGTTGGCTAATTAAACATCAAATTCAACCAATCATTGCTCACCCTGAGCGTAATAGAGATATTATTGCTAGCCCAGATAAAGTTATCGCGTTGAAGCGGACAGGATGTTTATTTCAAGCCACAGCGGGTGCTTTCACTGGTCGTTTCTCTAAGCCAGTAAAGGATACTGTTGAACTATTATTAGCACGCGATTTTATCTCTTATGTTGCTTCAGATACTCATAGTATCAACCGGCGACCAAACGATATGGCGGATGCTTTTATTGCAGTGACTGCACTTAAAGGTAATGAATACGCAGAGCGTCTGTTTAGAACAACTCCTTGGCTACTCTCTCAAGGTAATGCATGGCAATAG